The following are encoded together in the Dickeya lacustris genome:
- a CDS encoding methyl-accepting chemotaxis protein, whose amino-acid sequence MRLKNLSIRTGLLTLLSVITLLLLLVSGMGIQAINKSRTSLTALNQIQGEQLGALMNGYNLTLRARASATLAVRKIEIGLLDVGAKETEKLDGYVQQSEKEIRLFNAIPTSSEQERQLAQQVQKSYQDYLNQGLKPMLDSLKKQYTDEYYTLLENNLTPLSDAFDKSIQSFRLYSQQLSEQHIQQANLNERLMLLLIGVACLMSLLLVVLGWLALRHMLLKPLDSAIEQLEHVASGDLTHRITQGGSNELGRLSDAIERMQLALLDSVSQVRDASQQIDQGSRELFSGNRHLAERTEESVAALEQTAASLEELSATVKRNADNAELAHQLTHQVSTTTDRGNESVNYVVEKMREIANSAKRISDILGVIDGIAFQTNILALNAAVEAARAGEQGKGFAVVAGEVRNLAQHSGQAAKEIRALIMDSQSHVSEGLNLAAKAGETMDDVADEITRITTLMKEISFASQEQHKGIEQVHIAFSQIDKVAQQNATLVKASADTTQSLEEQSRQLVQAMAMFRIERHGGLLQ is encoded by the coding sequence ATGCGTTTGAAAAATCTCTCCATCCGTACCGGTTTGTTGACACTGCTGTCTGTCATCACACTGCTATTGCTGCTCGTCAGTGGTATGGGGATTCAGGCCATTAACAAGAGCCGGACATCGCTCACCGCCTTAAATCAAATTCAGGGCGAGCAATTGGGCGCACTGATGAACGGCTATAACCTGACGCTCCGCGCCAGGGCATCCGCGACGTTGGCCGTGCGTAAAATAGAAATCGGTTTGCTGGATGTCGGAGCAAAAGAAACAGAAAAATTAGACGGTTATGTACAACAGTCTGAAAAAGAGATACGCCTGTTCAACGCCATACCAACCAGCAGCGAACAAGAGCGGCAGCTCGCCCAGCAGGTACAAAAGAGCTATCAGGATTACCTGAATCAAGGGCTGAAGCCGATGCTGGACTCACTGAAAAAACAGTATACCGACGAATACTACACGCTACTGGAAAATAACCTTACCCCACTGAGCGATGCATTTGATAAGTCCATTCAAAGCTTTCGTCTCTACTCTCAGCAGCTCTCCGAGCAGCATATCCAGCAAGCCAACCTTAACGAACGGCTGATGCTGTTACTGATAGGCGTCGCGTGCCTGATGTCATTACTGCTGGTGGTACTCGGCTGGCTGGCACTGCGCCACATGCTGCTTAAACCGCTCGATAGCGCCATTGAACAACTTGAACACGTGGCCTCCGGTGATTTGACCCACCGCATTACACAAGGCGGCAGTAACGAACTGGGACGCCTGAGCGACGCCATTGAACGCATGCAACTGGCGCTGCTCGACTCGGTAAGCCAGGTGCGTGATGCCAGTCAGCAAATCGACCAGGGCAGCCGCGAGTTATTTAGCGGCAACCGCCATTTAGCCGAACGTACCGAAGAGTCGGTTGCCGCGCTGGAGCAAACGGCTGCCAGCCTGGAAGAGCTCAGTGCCACGGTAAAACGCAACGCTGACAACGCCGAGCTCGCCCATCAGTTGACCCATCAGGTATCCACCACCACCGACCGGGGCAATGAATCCGTCAATTATGTGGTGGAAAAAATGCGTGAGATAGCCAATAGCGCCAAACGCATCAGCGACATTCTCGGAGTGATAGACGGCATCGCGTTTCAGACCAATATTTTGGCGCTGAATGCCGCCGTCGAAGCCGCCCGTGCTGGCGAACAGGGTAAGGGGTTTGCGGTGGTTGCCGGTGAAGTGCGTAATCTGGCCCAGCACAGCGGCCAGGCCGCGAAAGAGATTCGGGCGCTTATCATGGATTCGCAGTCCCACGTTAGCGAAGGGCTGAATCTGGCGGCAAAAGCCGGGGAAACCATGGATGACGTCGCCGACGAAATCACCCGCATCACCACGCTGATGAAAGAGATCTCCTTCGCCTCACAAGAGCAACACAAGGGGATTGAGCAGGTACACATCGCCTTTAGCCAAATTGATAAAGTCGCCCAGCAAAATGCCACGTTGGTTAAAGCTTCAGCCGACACCACCCAGT
- the nsrR gene encoding nitric oxide-sensing transcriptional repressor NsrR: protein MQLTSFTDYGLRALIYMASLPDGRMTSISEVTEVYGVSRNHMVKIINQLSRAGLVMAVRGKNGGIRLGRDPATIRIGDVVRELEPLSLVNCSKGFCHITPACRLKQVLQQAVQNFLQELDKYTLADMVNENPPLYKLLLVE, encoded by the coding sequence GTGCAGTTAACAAGTTTTACGGATTATGGTTTGCGGGCGCTGATTTATATGGCCTCGTTGCCGGATGGCCGGATGACCAGCATCTCAGAAGTCACCGAGGTGTATGGCGTTTCACGCAATCATATGGTGAAAATTATTAATCAGCTCAGTCGTGCTGGGTTGGTGATGGCGGTACGCGGCAAAAACGGCGGTATTCGTTTAGGGCGCGACCCGGCGACGATTCGCATCGGGGATGTGGTGCGTGAGCTGGAGCCGTTGTCGCTGGTTAACTGTAGCAAGGGATTTTGCCATATCACGCCAGCCTGCCGTCTTAAGCAGGTATTGCAACAAGCCGTGCAGAATTTTTTGCAGGAGCTTGATAAATATACGCTTGCCGACATGGTGAATGAAAACCCGCCGCTCTATAAATTACTTCTGGTTGAATAA
- the rnr gene encoding ribonuclease R — translation MSQDPFLEREAEKYEFPIPSREYILAHLAKRDTPISREELAASLELTGEEQLEGLRRRLRAMERDGQLVFTRRQCYALPEKLDLLRGTVLGHRDGYGFLRVEGRKDDLYLSAEQMKTVIHGDVVLAQPLGEDRKGRREGRIVRILEPRTSQIVGRYFTEAGTGFVVPDDSRLSFDILIPPECIAGARMGSVVVVELTQRGTRRTKAIGKIVEILGDNMGTGLAVDIALRTHEIPHSWPPKVEEQVSSLTEQVPESAKAGRVDLRALPLVTIDGEDARDFDDAVFCEKKRGGGWRLWVAIADVSYYVRPGTPLDHEARARGTSVYFPSQVVPMLPEVLSNGLCSLNPQVDRLCMVCEMTVSAQGKLSGYKFYEAVMSSHARLTYTKVWSILQGDGELREHYASLVAPLEELHRMYKVLEKAREERGGIAFETEEAKFIFNAERRIERVEAVVRNDAHKLIEECMILANISAAKFVEKSEEPALFRVHDQPSEDHVLALRSVLGELGLTLGGGMKPQPKDYAELMVAVADRPDREMLQTMLLRSMKQAIYDPENRGHFGLALTSYGHFTSPIRRYPDLSLHRAIKYVLSDRKARWTSTGGWHCDFNEMLQLGQHCSMTERRADEATRDVADWLKCDFMQDHVGEEFTGIIASVTGFGFFVRLSDLFIDGLVHVSTLDNDYYRYDNVGQRLIGESRGQTYRLGDEVRIRVEAVHMDERKIDFALVSSTRKVRGEGKTARDRAKKNVAGDVKVPRRRRSGQRTNFEPDSAFRTEGDKKRKPKSSGKGKSDKAPADKAQINKVQTDKAPADKVQTNKAKTGVKKSAKAKKNAEKTRKIAEATRAKRASKKAKPAQS, via the coding sequence ATGTCACAAGATCCGTTTCTGGAACGCGAAGCAGAAAAATACGAATTCCCCATTCCCAGCCGTGAATACATTTTGGCGCATCTTGCCAAACGGGATACCCCCATCAGCCGCGAGGAACTGGCCGCCTCTCTGGAACTGACCGGAGAAGAACAACTGGAAGGATTACGCCGTCGGCTACGAGCAATGGAGCGCGATGGACAGTTAGTGTTTACCCGCCGTCAATGTTATGCCTTGCCGGAAAAACTGGATTTACTGCGCGGCACGGTATTAGGCCACCGCGACGGTTATGGTTTTTTACGCGTAGAAGGGCGCAAGGACGATCTTTACCTCAGCGCCGAGCAGATGAAGACCGTCATTCACGGTGATGTGGTGCTGGCCCAGCCGCTGGGTGAAGACCGCAAGGGGCGTCGCGAAGGGCGTATCGTGCGGATTTTAGAACCGCGCACCAGCCAGATTGTCGGGCGTTATTTTACCGAAGCGGGCACCGGTTTTGTCGTGCCTGACGACAGCCGCCTGAGCTTTGATATCCTGATTCCGCCTGAATGTATCGCCGGGGCGCGAATGGGCTCGGTGGTGGTGGTAGAACTGACCCAGCGCGGCACGCGTCGCACTAAAGCTATCGGGAAAATTGTTGAAATTCTGGGCGATAACATGGGCACCGGGCTTGCGGTGGATATTGCGCTGCGCACCCATGAAATTCCCCATAGCTGGCCGCCAAAAGTCGAAGAGCAGGTCAGTTCGCTCACCGAGCAGGTGCCGGAAAGTGCCAAGGCCGGGCGTGTGGATTTGCGTGCATTACCGCTGGTGACGATTGACGGCGAGGATGCGCGTGACTTTGATGATGCCGTCTTCTGCGAGAAGAAACGCGGCGGCGGCTGGCGTTTGTGGGTGGCAATTGCCGACGTCAGTTATTATGTGCGCCCCGGCACGCCGCTGGATCATGAAGCGCGCGCGCGCGGTACTTCAGTGTATTTTCCGTCACAGGTCGTACCGATGCTGCCGGAAGTGCTCTCCAACGGCCTGTGCTCGCTCAATCCACAGGTTGACCGGCTGTGCATGGTCTGTGAAATGACGGTGTCGGCGCAGGGGAAACTGTCGGGTTATAAATTCTATGAAGCGGTGATGAGCTCGCATGCCCGCCTGACCTACACCAAAGTGTGGAGCATTTTGCAAGGCGATGGCGAATTGCGTGAGCATTACGCCTCGCTGGTGGCACCGCTCGAAGAGCTGCACCGTATGTACAAGGTGCTGGAGAAAGCGCGCGAAGAGCGTGGCGGCATTGCCTTTGAGACAGAAGAAGCCAAGTTTATTTTTAATGCCGAGCGCCGTATCGAGCGGGTGGAAGCAGTGGTGCGCAATGATGCGCATAAACTGATTGAAGAGTGCATGATTCTGGCGAACATCTCGGCGGCGAAATTCGTCGAGAAGAGCGAAGAACCGGCGCTGTTTCGCGTACACGATCAACCCAGCGAAGACCACGTATTGGCATTGCGCAGCGTGTTGGGCGAACTGGGGCTGACGCTTGGCGGCGGCATGAAGCCGCAGCCGAAAGATTACGCCGAGCTGATGGTGGCAGTGGCTGACAGGCCAGATCGCGAGATGCTGCAAACCATGTTACTGCGCTCAATGAAACAGGCGATTTATGACCCGGAAAACCGTGGGCATTTCGGCCTGGCGCTGACCTCGTATGGGCACTTTACGTCACCGATTCGCCGCTACCCGGATTTGTCGCTGCATCGCGCCATCAAATATGTCTTGAGCGATCGTAAAGCGCGCTGGACGTCAACCGGCGGCTGGCATTGCGATTTTAATGAGATGTTGCAGTTGGGCCAGCACTGCTCAATGACCGAGCGCCGCGCTGATGAAGCCACCCGCGATGTGGCTGACTGGCTGAAGTGCGATTTTATGCAAGATCACGTCGGCGAAGAGTTTACCGGCATTATCGCCAGTGTGACCGGCTTTGGTTTTTTTGTCCGCCTGAGCGATCTGTTCATTGATGGTTTGGTGCACGTCTCGACGCTGGATAACGACTACTACCGGTATGACAATGTCGGCCAGCGGCTGATTGGCGAATCCCGTGGGCAGACGTATCGCCTCGGTGATGAAGTGCGCATTCGCGTTGAAGCGGTACACATGGATGAGCGTAAAATTGATTTCGCGCTGGTGTCATCGACCCGTAAGGTGCGAGGCGAAGGAAAAACGGCGCGCGACCGGGCGAAGAAAAATGTGGCGGGTGACGTGAAAGTGCCGCGTCGCCGTCGTAGCGGTCAGCGTACGAATTTCGAGCCGGACAGCGCCTTTCGCACCGAGGGGGACAAAAAGCGCAAGCCGAAGTCCAGCGGTAAAGGGAAAAGCGATAAAGCGCCAGCCGATAAAGCACAAATCAATAAAGTTCAAACCGATAAAGCACCAGCTGATAAAGTGCAAACCAATAAAGCAAAAACCGGCGTGAAGAAGTCGGCAAAGGCGAAAAAGAACGCAGAGAAAACGCGTAAAATC